From the genome of Actinacidiphila yeochonensis CN732, one region includes:
- a CDS encoding AAA family ATPase, producing MTAQGIEELRLTAFKSFRDQVLPLAPLTTLIGRNSSGKSNALDGLEVLSRLARGEDIAEALESRRGPEGAVRGGLAGCVPHGSDRFSLGCSVRTKRGPISLDLTVQVEPEVQIIEERLTGPTRKGLQHDVLVSGEANTHVGDLWATWHNGKKGRDPNVRFRGSRLLTSQLPLRVTPETEGGKDSVWCAETMIATLEGVFHLDPVPHLMRQYVPSRDSNLRRTAENLSAAVGNIERTNDPLFRRLVELLRGLADHEIETLAVTRSELGDVMIALNEGPLGLTPAREMSDGMLRFLAITTSLLTGGRGLDLGPTNAEQDERSLMLVVEELENGLHPSQASEVLGLVRQAAAENSTQVLITTHSPALLSALDAADHDGVVVCWRDSDTGTSRLARLTELDGYPAAMAAGSLGEVVTQGRLDTRPRPERDYSEFDRLLGIG from the coding sequence GTGACTGCCCAGGGCATCGAAGAGCTGCGGCTGACCGCGTTCAAGAGCTTCCGCGACCAGGTACTCCCCCTCGCTCCGTTGACCACCCTCATCGGGCGCAACAGCAGTGGGAAGTCCAACGCGCTCGACGGCCTGGAAGTGCTGTCCCGGCTCGCCCGGGGTGAGGACATCGCCGAGGCGCTGGAAAGCCGGCGGGGCCCCGAAGGCGCTGTGCGCGGCGGCCTGGCGGGATGCGTCCCGCACGGCTCCGACCGCTTCTCGCTGGGGTGCAGTGTGCGGACGAAGCGGGGGCCGATCAGCCTGGACCTGACCGTCCAGGTCGAGCCAGAGGTGCAGATCATCGAGGAACGGCTCACCGGACCGACGCGTAAAGGGCTTCAACACGACGTCCTCGTCAGCGGAGAGGCCAACACCCACGTCGGTGACCTGTGGGCGACGTGGCACAACGGGAAGAAGGGCCGGGACCCGAACGTACGGTTTCGCGGGTCCCGTCTCCTCACTTCCCAGCTGCCCCTACGGGTGACGCCGGAGACCGAGGGCGGCAAGGACAGTGTCTGGTGCGCCGAGACGATGATCGCCACGCTGGAAGGTGTCTTCCACCTCGACCCCGTCCCCCACCTCATGCGCCAGTACGTTCCCTCACGGGACAGCAACCTGCGCCGCACCGCCGAGAACCTTTCCGCCGCGGTGGGAAACATCGAACGCACGAACGATCCGCTCTTCCGGCGCCTGGTGGAGTTGCTGCGCGGCCTCGCCGACCACGAGATCGAGACGCTGGCGGTCACCCGGTCCGAGTTGGGTGACGTCATGATCGCGCTCAACGAGGGTCCACTCGGCCTCACCCCGGCACGGGAGATGAGTGACGGGATGCTCCGCTTCCTGGCCATCACCACCTCGCTGCTCACCGGCGGCCGGGGCCTCGATCTCGGACCCACCAACGCCGAGCAGGACGAACGGTCACTGATGCTGGTGGTCGAGGAGCTGGAGAACGGGCTTCATCCCTCGCAGGCGTCCGAAGTGCTCGGGCTGGTCCGCCAGGCCGCGGCGGAGAACAGCACCCAGGTGCTCATCACCACCCACAGCCCGGCGCTGCTCTCCGCCCTCGATGCCGCGGACCACGACGGCGTCGTGGTCTGCTGGCGGGATTCCGACACGGGCACGAGCCGGCTCGCCCGGCTCACCGAACTCGACGGCTACCCGGCGGCCATGGCGGCCGGGTCGCTCGGCGAAGTCGTCACGCAGGGGCGTCTCGACACCCGGCCGCGTCCCGAGCGCGACTACTCCGAGTTCGACCGGCTTCTGGGAATCGGGTGA
- a CDS encoding D-alanyl-D-alanine carboxypeptidase family protein: MAGSAQAAPAEPAASKKPVPPASMSTVGGDRLGLPGTQVDTAAGIPALPKDLTARSWIVTDAETGEVLASHNAHWKLAPASTLKMLLADTVMPKLPSSTVHKVAASDLAGMGEGSSLVGIETGLTYTVHDLWLGVFLRSGNDAVHVLSAMNGGVPATVAGMNAEAHELQADDTHVVSPDGYDEPGQASSAYDLTLFARQGLQNADFRAYCSTVTAQFPGDYKKGKDGKPTKARASFQIQNTDRLLSGDYDLKRYSGIAGVKNGDTTNAGATYTGVAQRGDRTLLVTVMHPDPGHNRVYREAASLLDWGFKAAPTVQPVGTLVPPLSKIAKSPAPSASASSSAAASASASASPSAVPVAAQPSGSAARGRWTAAGIAAGTLLVLAAVVIVVRRRRPLPQAVAASGARRPVPAAGPREGREAPAGPDGPTDGPSAGPTAGPTDGPSAGPTGQVPAQAGPRRSRRAPRLSRSERSKQRNQATQVKQTKQTKRVERTEQDSERP; the protein is encoded by the coding sequence ATGGCCGGCAGCGCGCAGGCCGCGCCCGCCGAGCCCGCAGCCAGCAAGAAGCCCGTGCCGCCCGCCAGCATGTCCACTGTGGGCGGTGACCGGCTGGGCCTGCCCGGCACCCAGGTGGACACCGCCGCCGGGATACCCGCGCTGCCCAAGGACCTGACCGCCCGTTCCTGGATCGTCACGGACGCCGAGACGGGCGAGGTGCTGGCCTCGCACAACGCGCACTGGAAGCTCGCTCCCGCCAGCACCCTCAAGATGCTGCTGGCCGACACGGTGATGCCGAAGCTGCCCTCGTCCACCGTGCACAAGGTCGCGGCCTCGGACCTGGCGGGCATGGGCGAGGGCAGCAGCCTGGTCGGGATCGAGACGGGTCTCACCTACACCGTCCACGACCTGTGGCTCGGCGTCTTCCTGCGCTCCGGCAACGACGCGGTGCACGTGCTGTCCGCCATGAACGGCGGCGTGCCGGCCACGGTGGCCGGCATGAACGCCGAGGCGCACGAGCTCCAAGCCGACGACACGCACGTCGTCTCACCCGACGGCTACGACGAGCCCGGCCAGGCCAGCAGCGCCTACGACCTCACCCTCTTCGCCCGCCAGGGCCTGCAGAACGCGGACTTCCGCGCGTACTGCTCGACGGTCACCGCGCAGTTCCCCGGCGACTACAAGAAGGGGAAGGACGGCAAGCCGACCAAGGCCCGCGCGTCGTTCCAGATCCAGAACACCGACCGCCTGCTGTCCGGCGACTACGACCTGAAGCGCTACTCGGGCATCGCCGGCGTCAAGAACGGCGACACGACGAACGCGGGCGCCACCTACACGGGCGTCGCCCAGCGCGGCGACCGCACCCTGCTGGTGACGGTCATGCACCCGGACCCCGGGCACAACCGGGTCTACCGCGAAGCGGCCTCGCTGCTGGACTGGGGGTTCAAGGCCGCGCCGACGGTTCAGCCCGTGGGCACCCTCGTCCCGCCGCTGAGCAAGATCGCCAAGAGCCCGGCTCCCTCGGCGTCCGCGTCCTCTTCGGCCGCGGCCTCGGCCTCGGCCTCGGCCTCTCCGAGCGCTGTGCCGGTCGCGGCACAGCCGAGCGGTTCGGCCGCGCGCGGACGGTGGACGGCGGCGGGGATCGCCGCCGGCACGCTGCTGGTCCTGGCGGCGGTGGTCATCGTCGTACGGCGTCGCCGTCCGCTTCCGCAGGCGGTGGCCGCCAGCGGTGCGCGCCGGCCGGTCCCCGCGGCGGGTCCTCGGGAGGGTCGGGAGGCCCCGGCCGGTCCTGACGGTCCGACCGACGGTCCTTCGGCTGGTCCGACGGCTGGTCCGACGGACGGTCCTTCGGCTGGTCCGACGGGCCAGGTTCCCGCTCAGGCCGGCCCCCGGCGCTCCCGTCGTGCTCCCCGGCTGTCCCGCTCGGAGCGCTCGAAGCAGCGGAATCAGGCGACCCAGGTGAAGCAGACGAAGCAGACGAAGCGGGTGGAGCGGACGGAGCAGGACTCGGAGCGTCCTTAG
- a CDS encoding decaprenyl-phosphate phosphoribosyltransferase, protein MSEPAVIHSADGADRADRADRADRADRAGKAVPAPLRVRGSGWAMAAGLVRTARPRQWVKNGLVLAAPFAAARPLDVHQAIRLAAVLLLFTACSAAVYLVNDARDAEADRAHPVKCHRPVASGQVPLGAAYAAGTVLALAAPTIAALVCNGDTAALLTAYVVMQLAYCVRLKHMLVVDLVIVTTGFLMRAMAGGLALDITLSRWFLITSGFGALFMVAAKRYSELVLMSERDGEVGASRALLGSYTVGYLRFVWQLAAGVAILGYCLWALESSGAAHGTLPWRQLSMVPFTLSILRYAVFADAGTAGEPEDVVLRDRPLLVIAVVWGLLYVLAVADS, encoded by the coding sequence ATGAGCGAACCCGCCGTCATCCACAGCGCGGACGGTGCGGACCGCGCCGACCGCGCCGACCGCGCCGACCGCGCCGACCGCGCCGGCAAGGCCGTCCCCGCTCCGCTGCGCGTCCGCGGCTCCGGGTGGGCGATGGCCGCCGGGCTGGTCCGGACCGCCCGGCCGCGCCAGTGGGTCAAGAACGGGCTGGTGCTCGCCGCGCCCTTCGCCGCCGCCCGCCCGCTCGACGTCCACCAGGCGATACGCCTGGCCGCCGTGCTGCTGCTCTTCACCGCCTGCTCGGCCGCCGTCTACCTGGTGAACGACGCCCGCGACGCCGAGGCCGACCGCGCGCACCCCGTCAAGTGCCACCGCCCCGTCGCCAGCGGGCAGGTGCCCCTCGGCGCGGCCTACGCCGCCGGGACCGTCCTCGCCCTGGCCGCCCCCACCATCGCGGCCCTGGTCTGCAACGGCGACACCGCCGCCCTGCTGACCGCCTACGTCGTCATGCAACTGGCCTACTGCGTGCGGCTCAAGCACATGCTCGTCGTCGACCTGGTGATCGTCACCACCGGCTTCCTGATGCGGGCGATGGCCGGCGGGCTCGCGCTGGACATCACCCTCTCGCGCTGGTTCCTGATCACCTCCGGCTTCGGGGCGCTCTTCATGGTGGCCGCCAAGCGCTACTCGGAGCTGGTGCTGATGAGCGAGCGGGACGGCGAGGTCGGCGCCTCCCGTGCCCTGCTGGGCTCCTACACCGTCGGCTACCTGCGTTTCGTGTGGCAGCTCGCCGCGGGCGTGGCCATCCTCGGCTACTGCCTGTGGGCGCTGGAGAGCAGCGGCGCGGCGCACGGGACGCTGCCGTGGCGGCAGTTGTCGATGGTGCCGTTCACCCTGTCGATACTGCGGTACGCCGTCTTCGCCGACGCCGGCACCGCCGGTGAGCCCGAGGACGTGGTGCTGCGGGACCGGCCGCTGCTGGTGATCGCCGTGGTCTGGGGCCTGCTGTACGTCCTCGCCGTGGCCGATTCGTGA
- a CDS encoding SCO4848 family membrane protein, with protein MKLSRRVSWFLVAFGVWSWIVWTTFVKNLWKDASGLAFTNGDHSHPTAYFWIHLTLAIVSTILGTAIGVLGIRGLLALRRGTTTGDRPAAEQPAEDNAAVR; from the coding sequence ATGAAGCTCAGCCGGCGGGTGTCGTGGTTCCTGGTCGCCTTCGGGGTGTGGTCGTGGATCGTCTGGACCACCTTCGTGAAGAACCTGTGGAAGGACGCGAGCGGTCTCGCCTTCACCAACGGCGACCACTCCCACCCGACCGCGTACTTCTGGATCCACCTCACCCTCGCGATCGTCTCCACGATCCTCGGCACGGCCATCGGCGTCCTCGGCATCCGCGGCCTCCTCGCCCTGCGCCGCGGGACGACGACGGGAGACCGCCCCGCGGCGGAGCAGCCGGCCGAGGACAACGCGGCGGTGCGCTGA
- a CDS encoding phosphatase PAP2 family protein, with the protein MRSPDHQLLTVLRGCAAVPCAAPAARVLSLAGEHGAVWLAAGLAGAAADPARRAAWLRATALVAAAHLAGMAAKRVVRRPRPHLPPGTPPLVRTAGRHSFPSAHACSSAAAALAYGALAPRVPLRPVAVAVCASRLVAGVHYPSDVAAGALLGAATVRLGRAWALGAPGAPGVGSGAGAVVVGASAVGADGAVVAGGA; encoded by the coding sequence GTGCGCTCCCCGGACCACCAGCTGCTCACCGTCCTGCGCGGCTGCGCCGCCGTCCCCTGCGCCGCGCCCGCCGCGCGGGTGCTGTCCCTGGCCGGCGAGCACGGCGCCGTGTGGCTGGCCGCGGGCCTGGCCGGCGCCGCCGCCGACCCCGCCCGCCGCGCGGCGTGGCTGCGCGCCACCGCGCTGGTGGCCGCCGCCCACCTGGCCGGCATGGCGGCCAAACGGGTGGTGCGCCGACCGCGTCCCCACCTCCCGCCCGGCACGCCGCCCCTGGTCCGCACCGCGGGCCGGCACAGCTTCCCCAGCGCGCACGCCTGCTCCTCGGCCGCCGCGGCCCTCGCCTACGGGGCCCTCGCGCCGCGCGTGCCGCTGCGGCCCGTGGCCGTCGCCGTGTGCGCCTCCCGACTGGTCGCCGGCGTCCACTACCCGTCGGACGTGGCGGCCGGTGCGCTGCTCGGCGCGGCCACCGTCCGGCTGGGCCGGGCCTGGGCGCTGGGCGCGCCGGGCGCGCCGGGTGTCGGCTCCGGTGCTGGAGCGGTCGTCGTTGGCGCCAGTGCCGTCGGTGCCGACGGGGCCGTTGTTGCCGGGGGTGCGTGA